Proteins encoded in a region of the Pocillopora verrucosa isolate sample1 chromosome 11, ASM3666991v2, whole genome shotgun sequence genome:
- the LOC136284208 gene encoding serine-rich adhesin for platelets-like → MTGESSGPYFTVRLAKLKINNSKIVSAFGLFHDKTPPTWERGQIVGYSLVSAMGEVHFKSDSRRDSATFKFPSLVNTIYLDKIPKWSELTIGKTVLVEVPPGNFHTGKIVARFNFTVADTNNRRVTVQISKLRKTFEYQNVRVKALRSKDPIQEIQKPSEEKSKKPTKWRENKSNIGVLIASIAGCVVLINVVAVCLWGNAPRKMTSEERLRRALIKEMHTTMGIEEEEVEEASCLCCSKQGTSRTTENDFKIALKPTKIDTNVEMARQLHREMEHRKNLKASSKTMVAEIRKDSMTNENDNVMDSKSLIKTTENYNKVDSIRTENEIKDDSKTTDDAVETGLQTAENENMTVSQTTTPKNDIDTGLETSENESMNDSTITEHDTGSALATVEDDTNMDTDMDSTRTENEIKDDSKTTDDAVETGLQTAENDNMTVSQTTTPENDIDTGLETSENESMNDSTITEQDAESALATVEDDTNMDTNMDSTRTENEIKDDSKTTDDAVETGLQTAENDNMTVSQTTTPENDIDTGLETSENESRNDSTITEQDAESALATVEDDTNMDTNMDSTRTENEIKDDSKTTDDAVETGLQTAENDNMTVSQTTTPENDIDTGLETSENESMNDSTITEQDAESTLATVEDDTNMDTNMDTTRTENEIKDDSKTTDDAVETGLQTAENDNMTVSQTTTPENDIDTGLETSENESMNDSTITEHDAESALATVEDDTNMDTNMDSTRTENEIKDDSKTTDDAVETGLQTAENDNMTVSQTTTPKNDIDTGLETSENESRNDSTITEHDAESALATVEDDTNMDTNMDSTRTENEIKDDSKTTDDAVETGLQTTENDNMTVSQTTTPENDINTGLETSENESRNDSTITEHDAESASATVEDDTNIDSKTAENNIEDLRVTENDVESSLETTENVTKMVSMTTENETNDSTPEICVITDLKTENDNKMDPRAIENETTDDSTTDYKDVHMGSETTENKMLENEASDNSTTTENAVETGLKMTATETKMDSEKTEDEA, encoded by the exons ATGACTGGTGAATCAAGCGGGCCTTATTTCACTGTGAGGCTTGCTaaactcaaaa TTAACAACTCCAAGATTGTTTCTGCGTTTGGTTTATTCCATGACAAGACGCCGCCAACATGGGAACGAGGTCAAATCGTGGGTTACAGCCTCGTTTCTGCGATGGGGGAAGTACATTTCAAATCGGACTCCAGAAGAGATTCAGCCACATTCAAGTTCCCGTCACTTGTAAATACGATCTACTTGGATAAAATACCAAAATGGAGCGAGCTCACTATTGGGAAAACTGTGTTGGTCGAGGTTCCACCGGGAAATTTTCATACTGGAAAAATAGTGGCACGATTCAATTTCACTGTAGCAGACACAAATAACAGAAGAGTAACAGTTCAGATTTCAAAGCTTAGGAAGACTTTTGAGTATCAAAATGTACGGGTGAAAG CACTGAGATCAAAGGATCCAAtacaagaaatacaaaaaccttctgaagaaaaatcaaagaaaccgACCAAAtggagagaaaacaaatcaaacattGGAGTTCTGATAGCGAGCATTGCAGGCTGTGTTGTGCTGATAAATGTTGTAGCTGTTTGCTTATGGGG GAACGCTCCCAGGAAAATGACCAGCGAGGAAAGACTTCGGCGAGCACTCATCAAAGAGATGCATACAACAATGGGAATCGAAGAGGAAGAGGTTGAAGAAGCGAGTTGCTTGTGTTGTTCCAAACAAGGAACCTCGAGGACAACTGAAAATGACTTTAAAATTGCCTTGAAGCCGACTAAAATCGATACGAATGTGGAAATGGCGCGACAGTTGCATCGAGAAATGGAACATCGAAAGAACCTTAAGGCTAGCTCGAAGACAATGGTGGCTGAAATAAGGAAGGACTCaatgacaaatgaaaatgataacgTAATGGACTCCAAGTCACTCATAAAGACAACTGAAAACTACAACAAGGTGGATTCGATCAGAACTGAAAATGAGATCAAGGATGATTCGAAGACAACTGATGATGCCGTCGAGACGGGCTTGCAAAcggctgaaaatgaaaacatgacaGTCTCACAGACTACAACCCCTAAAAATGACATCGATACGGGATTGGAAAcatctgaaaatgaaagcatGAATGATTCAACGATAACTGAACATGATACCGGGTCAGCCTTGGCGACGGTTGAAGATGACACCAACATGGACACCGACATGGACTCGACCAGAACTGAAAACGAGATCAAGGATGACTCGAAGACAACTGATGATGCCGTCGAGACGGGCTTGCAAACCGCTGAAAATGACAACATGACAGTATCACAGACTACAACCCCTGAAAATGACATCGATACGGGATTGGAAAcatctgaaaatgaaagcatGAATGATTCAACGATAACTGAACAAGATGCCGAGTCAGCCTTGGCGACGGTTGAAGATGACACCAACATGGACACCAACATGGATTCGACTAGAACTGAAAATGAGATCAAGGATGACTCGAAGACAACTGATGATGCCGTCGAGACGGGCTTGCAAACGGCTGAAAATGACAACATGACAGTCTCACAGACTACAACCCCTGAAAATGACATCGATACGGGATTGGAAAcatctgaaaatgaaagcaGGAATGATTCGACGATAACTGAACAAGATGCCGAGTCAGCCTTGGCGACGGTTGAAGATGACACCAACATGGACACCAACATGGATTCGACCAGAACTGAAAATGAGATCAAGGATGACTCGAAGACAACTGATGATGCCGTCGAGACGGGCTTGCAAACGGCTGAAAATGACAACATGACAGTCTCACAGACTACAACCCCTGAAAATGACATCGATACGGGATTGGAAAcatctgaaaatgaaagcatGAATGATTCGACGATAACTGAACAAGATGCCGAGTCAACCTTGGCGACGGTTGAAGATGACACCAACATGGACACCAACATGGATACGACCAGAACTGAAAATGAGATCAAGGATGACTCGAAGACAACTGATGATGCCGTCGAGACGGGCTTGCAAACCGCTGAAAATGACAACATGACAGTATCACAGACTACAACCCCTGAAAATGACATCGATACGGGATTGGAAAcatctgaaaatgaaagcatGAATGATTCGACGATAACTGAACATGATGCCGAGTCAGCCTTGGCGACGGTTGAAGATGACACCAACATGGACACCAACATGGATTCGACAAGAACTGAAAATGAGATCAAGGATGACTCGAAGACAACTGATGATGCCGTCGAGACGGGCTTGCAAACCGCTGAAAATGACAACATGACAGTCTCACAGACTACAACCCCTAAAAATGACATCGATACGGGATTGGAAAcatctgaaaatgaaagcaGGAATGATTCGACGATAACTGAACATGATGCCGAGTCAGCCTTGGCGACGGTTGAAGATGACACCAACATGGACACCAACATGGACTCGACCAGAACTGAAAATGAGATCAAGGATGACTCGAAGACAACTGATGATGCCGTCGAGACGGGCTTGCAAACgactgaaaatgacaacatgACAGTCTCACAGACTACAACCCCTGAAAATGACATCAATACGGGATTGGAAAcatctgaaaatgaaagcaGGAATGATTCGACGATAACTGAACATGATGCCGAGTCAGCCTCAGCGACGGTTGAAGATGACACCAACATTGACTCGAAGACAGCGGAAAATAATATTGAGGATTTAAGGGTGACTGAAAATGATGTCGAATCGAGCCTGGAGACAACTGAAAATGTCACGAAGATGGTTTCAATGACGACTGAAAATGAGACCAATGACTCGACACCTGAAATTTGCGTCATAACGGActtgaaaactgaaaatgacaacaagatGGACCCTCGTGCGATCGAAAACGAGACCACAGACGATTCGACGACAGATTATAAGGATGTCCATATGGGCTCGGAGACGACTGAAAATAAGATGCTTGAAAATGAGGCCAGTGATAATTCGACGACGACTGAAAATGCCGTCGAGACAGGCCTTAAGATGACTGCAACTGAGACCAAGATGGATTCAGAGAAAACTGAAGATGAAGCTTAA